The segment GGTCCCGGAGCCACGCAATTTACTCTTATGCCTTTTTCTGCTAAAAGTTGTCCAAGACCTACGGTGAAGTTTTGAATTGCTCCTTTTGTAGTTGCGTAGGGCAGTAATATTGGTTTGGGTTTATAAGCGTTAATGGAAGTAGTGTTGACAATTGTTGATCCCGGCTTCATATGTGGTTCTGCCGCTTTACATAACCAGAACATAGCATAGATGTTCGTGCGGAAGGTGTAATCCCATTCCTCACTTGGGATGTCCTGTAAAGATTCGTGGCTCATTTGAAACGCAGCATTATTAACGAGTATGTCTATTCGGCCAAACTCTTCAACAGCTTTGTCAATTATCTTTTTGCAGTGCTCCTCTTCACTAATGTCTCCTGAAACTAAAACCGCCTTTTTACGCTTCCTCAATATATTTTGCAGTTTCTTTTGCATCTTCATCCTCGCTCAGGTAAGAAATTAAAACATCTGCACCTTCTCTTGCAAATGCAATTGCCACTGCCCTTCCAATTCCTGAATCACCATAAGTAATAATTGCTTTTTTACCTTCCAGCTTACCCGAGCCTTTGTAAGATTTCTCTCCATGATCGGCTTTGGGAGACATTTCCTTTTCTGTTCCCGGAACTTTCTGCTCCTGGCCGGGGTAAGGAGGTTGTTCATATTTCTTTTGTGGATCCTGTTGTTTATTTTTATCCTCTTTCATTTTCATTTCTTTTTGTTGTTGTACAATTTCTACCTTGTTAAAATTGAGATGGTTTCCTACCTTCCCATAAATCATAAGCAGGATTCTTGTAATTTCCGGTTTCAACAAAATCTTTAAATCTTTGAAGATCTTGTTTGATGATCTTACTAAAGGAAGGATTGAGCACTTTTGCAGCCATTTCTCCAAGTTCTCCCGCAGGCGGCCTGTAGGATATACGGGTAGTTACTCTTGTGCCAATGCTGCCGGGAATTTCTTCAAATCTCACCTCTCCCGAATTCTGAATCTCTGAGTCCGGCAGGGCTCTCCAGGCAAGAAGGCTGTTTTCTTCTTCCTGTATGATCTCTGCTTCCCACTCCAGATTCCCTAATCCGCCGGGAATTCTGGCTTTCCATTGTGAGCGTTTGTTTGTAACCTCATCCACCTCTTCCAGGTGCTTCATAAAATTGGGAAGGTTCTCAAGCTTTCTCCAGTAGGCATACAAAACTTCCCGTGGCTCATTTATAATTACACTTGTTGAAATGTCAATATCTGTATTTGCACTGCTATCGAGATCTAACTCATCCCAGGGCCATTTTCCTGAGGCTCCTTTATAAAGGAGACTTCCCCCTGTTGCAGCGGCCAAAATTCCTAAAAACCCGCCTCTTTTAAGTCCAAGAAAAGCTAAAAAGGCTCCTCCTGCAGCTGCGAGTGTTCGGTTATTAGACAAATTGCTGTCAGGATTGGTAATGTGTACTGTCCCTGCCTCTCCTTTCCGGATAAATTCTGCATTTTCCATATTACTTTTTTTTGGTTTCCCATAAAATTAAAGATACCACTAGTTATAGCGGGCAGTTCACTCCTAAACTTTTGCTAATGTTATTACATAAAATTGTGAAAAAGCCATAAGCTGTTATTGATTAACAAAATTCTAAAAAAGGTTTTGCTGTTCTTAATAAAATGTTAATTTGGCTCTTCTAATATCCATAGCTATGTTCTGTTTTCGCTTATACATTCTCTTATTTCTGCTGATCACGCTTAACACTTTCGGGCAGCATAAGAATATTAGTTATGCTACGCCGAACAAATGGATAGATGAAACAAAATTAGATCCAGACGCTACTATTCCCGGAACAGCAACTTCAGGTTTTTATTCTCTTCTTATAGACATTCAGGATAACGTTGGTACTAAAGAGTATTACAAAAGATTCTCCTATAAAATTTTAAATACAAAGGGAGTTCAGGATATGGGAAACCTAACCATAGATTTCGATCCTGAATACGAACAAATAATCCTCCACGAAATTGCCATTGTGAGAGATGGAAAAGAAATTAATAAGATGCAGCCAGCATCTTTGCAGGTAGTTCAAAGAGAAGCTGGAATGGATAATTATCTCTACGATGGCCGTCTTACCATTATTGCCAATTTAACCGATGTTCGAGTTGGAGATATTATTAACTATTCTTACACTATTTCGGGATCTAATCCTGTATACGAGGGAAATTATCAACGAATATTTTATTTTCAGGATGTATTCCCAATGAACCGGATAAATTTTTCGGTAACCGTTCCTAACGATCAAAATTTGGAATATAAATTATTGAGAGGAGCTAAAAACCCTCATATTTCCACAATTGGAAACAGGACAAAATATTCATGGGAAAAGGAGAAAATTTCTGCTATTGAATATGAAGATAATACTCCTGCCTGGTTTGATGCTGCACCCGCTGTAGAAATTACACAATATAGGAACTGGAAGGAAGTAGTAGATAAATTTGAAAAACATTACCGAATAGATAAAAACGCTCGCACTGCGCTAAGTAAAAAAGCTTATCCATATCTTAATATTGAAAATGGTGAAACTGGTAATATCACCCAAACCATCAAATTTGTACAGGACGAAATTCGCTATTTAGGATTTGAAAACGGGATGAATTCACATAAGCCCAGTTATCCTCTGGAGGTTTTTAACAGGAGATACGGGGATTGTAAAGACAAATCTTTTTTGCTGAGTGAACTACTACAGGCGCAAGGGATAACTGCACATCCAATGTTGGTTAATTCATCAACGGGTCGGGATTTGGAAAACAGCTTACCTTCTCCAAATGTTTTTGATCACTGTATTGTTCAAATTCAGCTGGAAAACAACAAATTGGTTTATATTGATCCAACTATAAGTGATCAGGGAGGAGAACCTGGTAATATTTATTTCCCGAATTATAGTTACGGACTTCTCCTTAAACCAGGATCCCAGGGTCTTACAAAATTACCTTCACCAAAACCTTCCAAAACAGATATAGTCGAAACATTCATTTTGGATGACGTAGGCGGGGGAGCTAATTTTACAGTAAAGACCATTTACCGAGGAAATGAATCTGACTTCCAAAGACAGGAGTTTTCTGAATCTACTCTAAAAAATGTACAGCAGGGATATACTTCTTTTTATGCTGAATTATATCCCGGGATAAAAGTAGAGGAAGTGGTTTCTTTTGAGGATGATAAGCTAAAAAATGAATTTACTGTTTTTGAAAAATATCGGATAGATTCCCTATGGACTAAAGATGATACAGATGCGACAATATTGTATGCTGAATTTAATCCTCTTTCCATAAGAACACATCTCTTTCCCACTAAATCAACAGAAAGAAACATGCCTTACTACATCAATCCTGATGTAGATATCACTCATAAAACGATCGTTTTTGTACCGGAAGCCTTTAACATCCAAAATGAAAGTAGCACTTACGGCACGAAAGATTTTACTTATTCCTTCGATGTAAAATATAAAAATGCGAAACTGGAATTAACTCACGAATACAAATCTCTTTCAGATCATATTGCTCCCGAAGATCTTCCTGCATACCTGAAGGAACATTCCCGTGCTCAGGAAAATTTAGCATATGGATTAAGCTATAATACTCTCTTTAATGAAAATTCTCAATCGGCTACCACCAGCTGGTGGATAGTATTCATGGTACTTTTGACGATGGGAGGAACGGGATATTTTTGTTATCGTATTTACAACACCTATGACCTCCCCTCTGTAGTTGCTCCCCGAAAAGAGAGAAGCATAGGGGGATGGTTAATTATTGTAGCCATAGGATTAGCAATCACGCCATTTCTAGTTCTGTATGAAATAAATTCATCCCAATACTTTAACGGGGAAATGTGGCAGACTCTATTTAGTATTGAAGAAAATTTCAACCTGGGACTTCTCCTTATTGGCGAACTCATCTATAATTCAGCTTACCTCATATTTTCCCTCTTTGTAGCACTCATCTTTTTCAGGAGGCGAACTATTGCTCCCCGTATTATAATTATTTTTTACGCCGTAACTTTTATAATGACAGCCCTGGACACTTTTGCCATTTCTCAGCTGAGTCCTTTGGCATATACAGGAGTGGAGGAACAGGAGATGTTCACAGATCTTGTGAAGGAGGGAATACGGTGCTTAATCTGGATCCCGTATTTCATATATTCTATCCGGGTAGAGGAAACCTTCACCAGGACTATTAAAGAGGAGAAAATAATTGCTCCGCAAGAACAAGCGCCCATACTTACTCAATAATAATTTAAGCAGAAATTCCCTGGATTTCAGATGCATCTTAGTCTCCGGACTCCTTCGCCTGTAATTGTTTCAGAAACCTTTAACAAGGTTCCACTTCATTAATATCTAACTTTATGAATTAAATCTTCTTCTATGTCATTTTTCGGAAAAGTAAGGAACACCATCAATTTATTAAAAGCTGTTGATTTAGACCAGCTGGCAAAGATCAGCCAGACCATAGATCTCCCCGAAGCTATGAAAACTTTGGGCTCCCTGGATGAAAATCAAATGAAAGGCTTGATGAAAATGCTGAAAACCAAGCGCCGGAAAGGACAACATGATCTCCCTCCAATTGATGGAGATTTTTACAATCTTGACCTTAAGCTTACACCGGAACAGCGGGAGGTTCAGCTAAAGGTTCGCAGTTTTATGGAAGATGAGGTGCGGCCGCTGGTGAATGATCATTGGAACCGCGCAAAATTTCCGTTTGAGATCATTGAGAAATTTGCCAAACTCAATATTACTTGCATCCCCTACGAAGGCTACGGCTGCCCAAATATGTCCTTTCTTATGGAAGGTATTATTGCGCAGGAAATAGCGAGAGTTGATGTTTCGATTTCTACTTTTTTCGGGGTGCACAGTGGTCTTGCTATGGGCTCAATTTATCTCTGCGGAAGTGAAGCTCAAAAGGAAGAATGGCTGCCACAAATGCAAAAACTGGAGAAGATTGGAGCCTTTGGCCTTACTGAACCTAATGTGGGATCGGGTGTCGCGGGAGGAATGGAAACTACCTGCAGGTTTGACGGAGAAAACTGGATCCTGAACGGTCAGAAAAAATGGATTGGAAATGCTACTTTTTCGGATGTTACTATCATCTGGGCAAGAGATGAAGCTACAAACGACGTAAAGGGATTCCTTGTAAGAGGAAAAGAAAATCCGGGTTATAAAGCCGAAAAAATGGAAGATAAGATGGCACTGCGAATAGTGCAGAATGCCCTTATCACCCTCACCGATTGTAAAGTACCGGAAAGCGACTTAGCTAAAACATGCCGATTCTTTCAGAGACACAGCCAAAGTTTTAAAAATGACCCGTGCAGGTGTAGCCTGGCAGGCCGTGGGTTGTGCCCGTGGTGCTTATGAAAGTGCCCTTAAGTACACACAAAAGAGGGAGCAGTTTGGAAGACCTATTGCTTCATACCAGCTGATACAAAATCATCTCGTAGAGATGCTATCTAACCTTACCGCCATGCAAACGTTGGTTTTCCGATTATCAGAAATGCAGGATC is part of the Antarcticibacterium sp. 1MA-6-2 genome and harbors:
- a CDS encoding SDR family oxidoreductase → MQKKLQNILRKRKKAVLVSGDISEEEHCKKIIDKAVEEFGRIDILVNNAAFQMSHESLQDIPSEEWDYTFRTNIYAMFWLCKAAEPHMKPGSTIVNTTSINAYKPKPILLPYATTKGAIQNFTVGLGQLLAEKGIRVNCVAPGPVWTPLIPSTMPQEEVKSFGKNTPIGRAAQPAELAPAYVLLASEGSSYMTGSTVQVTGGTPSI
- a CDS encoding SDR family NAD(P)-dependent oxidoreductase, which produces MIYGKVGNHLNFNKVEIVQQQKEMKMKEDKNKQQDPQKKYEQPPYPGQEQKVPGTEKEMSPKADHGEKSYKGSGKLEGKKAIITYGDSGIGRAVAIAFAREGADVLISYLSEDEDAKETAKYIEEA
- a CDS encoding SRPBCC family protein, whose product is MENAEFIRKGEAGTVHITNPDSNLSNNRTLAAAGGAFLAFLGLKRGGFLGILAAATGGSLLYKGASGKWPWDELDLDSSANTDIDISTSVIINEPREVLYAYWRKLENLPNFMKHLEEVDEVTNKRSQWKARIPGGLGNLEWEAEIIQEEENSLLAWRALPDSEIQNSGEVRFEEIPGSIGTRVTTRISYRPPAGELGEMAAKVLNPSFSKIIKQDLQRFKDFVETGNYKNPAYDLWEGRKPSQF
- a CDS encoding DUF3857 domain-containing protein produces the protein MFCFRLYILLFLLITLNTFGQHKNISYATPNKWIDETKLDPDATIPGTATSGFYSLLIDIQDNVGTKEYYKRFSYKILNTKGVQDMGNLTIDFDPEYEQIILHEIAIVRDGKEINKMQPASLQVVQREAGMDNYLYDGRLTIIANLTDVRVGDIINYSYTISGSNPVYEGNYQRIFYFQDVFPMNRINFSVTVPNDQNLEYKLLRGAKNPHISTIGNRTKYSWEKEKISAIEYEDNTPAWFDAAPAVEITQYRNWKEVVDKFEKHYRIDKNARTALSKKAYPYLNIENGETGNITQTIKFVQDEIRYLGFENGMNSHKPSYPLEVFNRRYGDCKDKSFLLSELLQAQGITAHPMLVNSSTGRDLENSLPSPNVFDHCIVQIQLENNKLVYIDPTISDQGGEPGNIYFPNYSYGLLLKPGSQGLTKLPSPKPSKTDIVETFILDDVGGGANFTVKTIYRGNESDFQRQEFSESTLKNVQQGYTSFYAELYPGIKVEEVVSFEDDKLKNEFTVFEKYRIDSLWTKDDTDATILYAEFNPLSIRTHLFPTKSTERNMPYYINPDVDITHKTIVFVPEAFNIQNESSTYGTKDFTYSFDVKYKNAKLELTHEYKSLSDHIAPEDLPAYLKEHSRAQENLAYGLSYNTLFNENSQSATTSWWIVFMVLLTMGGTGYFCYRIYNTYDLPSVVAPRKERSIGGWLIIVAIGLAITPFLVLYEINSSQYFNGEMWQTLFSIEENFNLGLLLIGELIYNSAYLIFSLFVALIFFRRRTIAPRIIIIFYAVTFIMTALDTFAISQLSPLAYTGVEEQEMFTDLVKEGIRCLIWIPYFIYSIRVEETFTRTIKEEKIIAPQEQAPILTQ